Proteins from a single region of Methanoculleus taiwanensis:
- a CDS encoding class I SAM-dependent methyltransferase, with product MYFLAADEKETWAALAREIETTNALPDSCEGAIRSSRLSAFQFYAGVLLTAKGQGDRGREWLEAAALEEREGLFSSSFLIGFLERQENRLIMPTPAFSDPRPFLHFAGVPVMKAARSRFLQQCERTLPAFDEPLKMLDIGCGDGGLTAALLLHLQETGTIREIAEVMLVDASPAMLELAEATVGKAFPDAMITTANHRIEEISGQIDRRFDLAVSSLAFHHMPLEQKRLHLARLKPWIDHFVIFELDANHDAPEVHSPEMAFSVYQSYGRLIDFIFSHDAPVDVAINCVDCFLMTEQVSLLTQRRGERTDYHMLRTEWRDLFEDVLAPDFSLQCDAACSADEYMTLFTMHYGRDA from the coding sequence ATGTACTTCCTTGCTGCAGATGAGAAAGAGACCTGGGCCGCCCTCGCTCGGGAGATTGAGACGACAAACGCACTGCCCGACTCCTGCGAAGGAGCGATCCGGAGTTCGAGGCTTTCTGCGTTCCAGTTCTATGCCGGTGTGCTGCTCACCGCGAAAGGTCAGGGCGACCGCGGCCGGGAATGGCTCGAAGCGGCCGCACTCGAGGAGCGCGAGGGGCTCTTTTCGTCCTCGTTCCTGATCGGCTTTCTCGAGCGGCAGGAGAACCGGCTGATCATGCCCACACCGGCGTTCAGCGATCCGAGGCCGTTCCTCCACTTCGCAGGTGTCCCGGTCATGAAAGCGGCACGGTCGCGTTTTCTCCAGCAGTGCGAGCGCACCCTGCCCGCCTTCGACGAGCCGCTAAAGATGCTGGATATCGGGTGCGGCGACGGAGGTCTCACGGCGGCGCTGCTTCTGCACCTGCAGGAGACCGGCACGATACGTGAGATCGCCGAGGTGATGCTGGTCGACGCCTCCCCCGCTATGCTCGAGCTCGCCGAAGCGACGGTCGGAAAGGCTTTCCCGGACGCTATGATCACGACGGCGAATCATCGTATCGAAGAGATCTCCGGGCAGATCGATCGGCGGTTCGATCTCGCCGTCAGCTCGCTTGCATTCCATCACATGCCGCTTGAGCAGAAGAGGCTGCACCTCGCCCGCTTAAAGCCCTGGATCGACCATTTCGTCATCTTCGAGCTCGACGCAAACCACGACGCTCCCGAGGTGCACTCGCCGGAGATGGCCTTCTCTGTCTACCAGTCGTACGGGCGGCTCATTGACTTTATCTTCTCGCACGACGCTCCCGTGGACGTCGCGATCAACTGCGTGGACTGCTTCCTGATGACCGAGCAGGTCTCCCTGCTGACCCAGCGGAGGGGCGAGCGGACCGATTACCACATGCTCCGGACGGAGTGGCGCGACCTCTTCGAAGACGTCCTCGCACCGGATTTCTCGTTG
- a CDS encoding nuclear transport factor 2 family protein — MLVSEQTQKQIESVLERIALAYGAKDIESLMAVVDPDFRGYGTGPDEVFIGKDEYRRQVERDLAQASEIEIGYSDLMISAEGTIAWVMAELLVNAAVNGRRTRLIGRFTAVFRGTGHAWLLAQSHLSLPAAGQEPGQSFPEE; from the coding sequence ATGCTGGTCAGCGAACAGACACAAAAACAGATTGAGAGTGTCCTTGAGCGGATAGCGCTTGCATACGGTGCAAAAGATATCGAGAGCCTCATGGCGGTCGTCGACCCCGACTTCCGCGGCTATGGAACCGGGCCGGATGAGGTCTTCATCGGGAAGGACGAGTACCGCCGCCAGGTCGAACGCGACCTCGCCCAGGCAAGCGAGATCGAGATCGGATACAGCGATCTCATGATCAGCGCGGAGGGGACGATCGCCTGGGTGATGGCTGAGCTGCTGGTGAACGCTGCCGTGAACGGCAGGCGCACCCGGCTTATCGGCAGGTTTACCGCTGTCTTCCGCGGTACCGGGCACGCGTGGCTCCTCGCACAGTCGCACCTCTCGCTGCCGGCAGCGGGACAGGAACCGGGGCAGTCATTCCCGGAGGAGTGA